From the genome of Arvicola amphibius chromosome 9, mArvAmp1.2, whole genome shotgun sequence, one region includes:
- the Zfp57 gene encoding zinc finger protein 57 homolog, which produces MGSKKQPAQPLQRPIICEDVAVYFTNEEWACLTEKQKILYRKVQSETFKNLAFVDQYTRQKEKRQKRSGLCPPKATGSKKRNSQDPSSNLEDEESNDKERDSLACTGMFKGGPLYFCLTCGKCYKKYINLFNHQFKAQKTTSLNAVGSKPQHHRERTFACQLCNKTYRDPSGLSRHRRTHLGYRPSSCSVCGKRFRDQSEVKRHMKVHENRKPVTGNQEREVKKVPLKTAGPQGPNLRHVKVIQRPVVRAKSVLIGGKGAKVQYSTVARTKELTLPWVKCP; this is translated from the exons ATGGGAAGCAAGAAACAG CCTGCCCAGCCCCTCCAGAGACCAATCATTTGTGAGGATGTAGCAGTGTATTTCACCAATGAAGAATGGGCATGTCTGACTGAGAAACAGAAGATCCTTTACCGGAAAGTGCAGTCAGAAACCTTTAAGAACCTGGCATTTGTAG ATCAGTACaccaggcaaaaagaaaaaagacagaagagatcAGGTCTCTGTCCCCCAAAGGCAACAG gaagcaagaagaggaaTTCTCAAGATCCTAGCTCAAATCTGGAAGATGAAGAGAGCAATGATAAGGAGAGGGACTCTCTTGCTTGTACAGGGATGTTCAAAGGTGGACCACTCTATTTCTGCCTGACCTGTGGCAAATGTTACAAAAAGTACATCAACCTCTTTAATCACCAGTTCAAGGCCCAGAAGACTACTAGCCTCAACGCCGTGGGCTCCAAGCCTCAGCATCATAGAGAGAGGACTTTCGCTTGCCAGCTCTGTAACAAGACCTACCGTGATCCTTCTGGACTGAGCCGTCACCGACGTACTCATTTAGGTTATAGGCCCAGTTCATGCTCTGTGTGTGGAAAACGCTTCCGGGATCAGTCTGAAGTCAAACGCCACATGAAGGTACACGAAAACAGGAAGCCAGTGACTGGCAACCAGGAACGTGAGGTGAAGAAGGTTCCACTTAAAACAGCTGGACCCCAAGGTCCCAACCTCAGGCATGTGAAAGTGATCCAAAGACCAGTGGTCAGGGCTAAG TCTGTGTTGATTGGAGGAAAGGGGGCAAAGGTGCAG TATAGCACTGTAGCTAGAACTAAAGAACTCACTCTCCCATGGGTCAAATGTCCTTGA